Proteins encoded in a region of the Candidatus Thermoplasmatota archaeon genome:
- a CDS encoding ABC transporter ATP-binding protein — translation MREPTAGTVKIFGKDISTSFNDVKEIIGILPQEFHSFERLTVRETLVYFSKLYKKKADVDDIIKAMDLDSYKNMLYKKLSGGLKQRVGVAISLVNDPEIIFLDEPTTGLDPKARREVWQVIANLRKKGKTVFLTTHYMEEAEYLADHIAIIHKGKIIAEGSLDELIEKYGSGSILHIKKCREVDAVDLLREKGYDARSEGNGDIAIKIDYRDRVLEILSNLRHDCIDYESIDIRRSNLEEVFLNLTGARLSEEK, via the coding sequence ATACGTGAACCAACAGCAGGTACAGTGAAGATTTTCGGTAAAGATATTTCTACTTCGTTTAATGATGTCAAAGAAATAATCGGTATACTCCCTCAGGAGTTTCATTCTTTTGAGAGACTAACTGTTAGAGAAACTCTGGTTTATTTTTCAAAGCTTTACAAAAAAAAGGCTGATGTGGATGATATCATAAAGGCTATGGATCTTGATTCGTATAAAAACATGTTGTACAAAAAACTTTCAGGTGGCCTAAAACAAAGAGTTGGTGTAGCTATTTCCCTTGTGAATGACCCTGAGATAATATTCCTTGATGAGCCAACCACTGGTCTTGATCCTAAGGCGCGACGTGAGGTCTGGCAGGTTATTGCAAATTTACGTAAAAAAGGTAAAACTGTTTTTCTCACCACTCATTATATGGAGGAAGCGGAGTATCTTGCTGATCATATAGCTATTATCCATAAAGGGAAAATCATAGCTGAGGGTTCTCTAGATGAATTAATTGAAAAATATGGTAGTGGTAGCATACTTCATATCAAGAAATGCAGGGAAGTTGATGCAGTTGATTTATTGAGAGAGAAAGGTTATGATGCGCGTTCTGAGGGTAACGGAGATATCGCTATAAAAATTGATTATAGGGATAGGGTTCTTGAGATTTTATCTAATCTTAGACATGATTGTATTGACTATGAGAGTATAGATATACGTAGATCTAACTTGGAAGAGGTTTTCCTCAACCTAACTGGTGCAAGACTTTCGGAGGAGAAATAA
- a CDS encoding ABC transporter permease, whose translation MNPHIIISDFVASMKGWIRSPGTIFWAVVFPVLLILLFGAIFSGSDSTTYNLYVQDQDQSVWSQQYIDMLKNISILKVEVIPKDKNITDYIKEKDLRGALVIPEGFSSKINQSFYDPNASVNLSFYYDPSDQGATSVVRSIVGSSLQELNLVFSGGRHVVGMSQVSTITKKFKYIDFFIPGMIGFTIMQLCIYGSIERNTNYRKDGILRKLQTTPITRTEWILAKMLFMLLLSFFSTGIAILVGVLVWGIVININIWMISIIIANSFLFSGLGMIIGRFVKEEETADTAAGAISFPMMFLAGTFFPLDQMPQFLQDFAHMLPLYYVNEGLRNSMINMDFGKAAYHTGIVVVFALVFFIAGVLLTKWKED comes from the coding sequence ATGAACCCACATATCATTATCTCTGATTTTGTCGCTAGTATGAAGGGTTGGATTAGAAGCCCTGGTACCATATTTTGGGCGGTTGTTTTTCCTGTTTTATTGATATTACTCTTTGGTGCAATATTTTCTGGGAGTGATAGCACAACCTACAACCTATATGTTCAAGATCAGGATCAATCGGTTTGGTCGCAGCAATACATTGACATGCTGAAGAACATCTCTATACTAAAAGTTGAGGTTATACCAAAGGATAAAAATATCACTGATTATATAAAAGAAAAAGATCTCAGGGGTGCACTTGTTATACCAGAGGGTTTTAGTTCTAAGATCAACCAGTCCTTCTATGACCCTAATGCATCCGTTAATCTCTCGTTTTACTACGACCCATCTGATCAAGGGGCGACATCTGTTGTACGTAGCATTGTTGGCAGCAGTCTTCAGGAGCTTAACCTTGTTTTTAGTGGAGGCCGGCATGTTGTTGGTATGAGCCAGGTTAGTACCATTACTAAGAAGTTCAAGTACATTGATTTCTTCATACCAGGTATGATAGGTTTCACTATTATGCAGCTATGCATCTATGGTAGTATTGAGCGTAACACAAATTATAGGAAGGATGGTATTCTCCGGAAGCTTCAGACTACGCCCATTACAAGAACTGAGTGGATACTAGCAAAAATGCTGTTTATGTTACTTCTCTCTTTCTTTTCCACTGGGATAGCTATCTTGGTTGGTGTACTAGTTTGGGGTATAGTGATTAACATCAATATCTGGATGATTTCTATTATCATTGCAAACAGTTTCTTGTTCTCAGGTCTTGGCATGATCATAGGTCGTTTTGTAAAAGAAGAGGAAACAGCTGATACAGCTGCTGGTGCGATTAGTTTCCCTATGATGTTTCTTGCTGGCACGTTTTTTCCGTTGGATCAAATGCCTCAGTTCCTTCAAGATTTTGCTCATATGCTCCCCCTATATTATGTGAATGAGGGGTTGCGTAATTCTATGATTAATATGGATTTTGGGAAGGCAGCATACCATACAGGAATTGTTGTTGTTTTCGCCTTGGTTTTTTTCATAGCTGGTGTTCTTCTCACTAAGTGGAAAGAAGACTAG
- a CDS encoding Lrp/AsnC ligand binding domain-containing protein encodes MAAIGFALLSISPLHEKDVYESLKMIPEVVEVHPLFGEYDILIKISCNDIDEIGSVVIKKIRSLKGVVDTKTLIGTKSLSG; translated from the coding sequence ATGGCAGCTATAGGATTTGCACTATTATCTATAAGCCCTTTACATGAGAAAGATGTGTATGAATCTCTTAAAATGATACCTGAGGTAGTTGAGGTTCATCCACTTTTTGGCGAGTATGATATTCTTATAAAGATATCTTGTAACGATATAGATGAGATAGGTAGTGTGGTGATTAAAAAGATTAGATCACTTAAGGGTGTAGTTGATACAAAAACGCTCATTGGGACCAAGAGTTTGTCAGGATAA